In Fibrobacter succinogenes, a single window of DNA contains:
- a CDS encoding glycosyltransferase family 2 protein, whose protein sequence is MLISIALATYNGEKYIREQLDSILLQSYTNFELIICDDHSTDSTIDIIKSYLEKDSRISLYQNEINIGFLKNFEKILSFCKGDYIACCDQDDIWNKNHLETLISNIDKNDCIGANAELVDEKLISLNKTLSQSMDIYIKPYSDNMLFQRECYHNLIQGTASLFSNNLLQYILPFPQGIKFHDHWIALNACIRGGCKYIPETILQYRCHSQNITGYQKFNFFHALQTIKHSAKYRKTIYAHNLAMLQAILPTTNDIQKKEIVQKAIKFFSNLSKNQHKFATAFFYIKNYESITLCPRRKWKLFFYRVFCILMFGIMQ, encoded by the coding sequence ATGCTCATTTCAATTGCACTAGCAACATACAACGGTGAAAAATATATTCGCGAGCAGCTCGACTCGATTTTATTACAATCATATACAAATTTTGAATTAATCATTTGTGATGATCATTCCACCGATTCAACCATAGATATCATCAAATCTTATTTAGAGAAAGACTCTCGTATTTCTTTATATCAAAACGAAATAAATATAGGTTTTTTAAAAAACTTCGAAAAAATATTATCGTTTTGCAAAGGGGATTACATCGCTTGCTGTGATCAAGATGACATATGGAACAAAAACCATTTAGAAACACTAATCAGCAATATTGACAAAAACGACTGCATTGGAGCTAATGCAGAACTAGTTGATGAAAAGCTAATTTCCTTAAACAAAACATTATCTCAATCAATGGATATCTATATAAAACCATATTCAGACAACATGCTATTCCAAAGAGAATGCTACCATAATTTAATCCAAGGTACAGCAAGCCTATTTTCAAACAATCTTTTACAATACATATTACCCTTTCCTCAAGGCATAAAATTTCATGATCATTGGATTGCATTAAACGCTTGCATTCGAGGTGGTTGTAAATACATTCCTGAAACAATTCTCCAATATCGCTGTCATTCACAAAACATAACTGGATATCAAAAATTCAATTTTTTTCATGCACTACAAACCATAAAGCATTCCGCTAAATATCGCAAAACGATCTACGCTCACAATTTAGCCATGCTACAAGCAATTCTTCCAACCACAAACGACATACAAAAAAAAGAAATCGTTCAAAAAGCAATTAAGTTCTTTTCAAATCTTTCCAAAAACCAACATAAATTTGCTACTGCATTTTTCTACATAAAAAATTACGAATCTATAACACTTTGTCCTAGACGAAAATGGAAACTATTTTTTTATAGAGTCTTCTGCATTTTAATGTTTGGAATTATGCAATAA